One Mercurialis annua linkage group LG3, ddMerAnnu1.2, whole genome shotgun sequence DNA window includes the following coding sequences:
- the LOC126671603 gene encoding uridine kinase-like protein 5 yields the protein MESEMLAELANGIGDNHNVSSDSSSPPSKQPFIIGVAGGTASGKTTVCNMIISQLHDQGVLLINQDSFYHSLNDDQLAKVQEHNFDHPDSFHTELLLSCMEKLKQGQSVTIPIYDFKTHKSTGPGLEVKPADVIILEGILVLHDPRVRHLMNMKIFVDTDSDLRLARRIQRDTVERGRNVQNVLDQYARFVKPSFEEYILPSKKHADIIIPRGRDNDVAIDLIVQHIQTKRGQHDLCKIYPNVFVVTSTFQIQGMHTLIRDVKTTKHDFVFYADRLIRLVVEHGLGHLPFTEKQITTPTGSIYPGVVFCKRLCGVSVIRSGESMENALRACCKGIKLGKILIHREGNNGRQLIYKKLPADIASRHVLLLDPVLASGYCAVKAISLIISKGVPECNIIFLNLIAAPQGIHAVSKQFPMVKIVTSEIDETLDHNLRVIPGMGEFGDRYFGTDNNHS from the exons ATGGAGTCGGAAATGTTAGCTGAATTGGCTAATGGCATCGGAGACAATCATAACGTCTCGTCCGATTCATCTTCACCTCCTTCGAAACAACCCTTCATAATCG GTGTTGCTGGTGGGACTGCATCTGGCAAAACAACAGTTTGTAATATGATCATCTCTCAGCTCCATGATCAAGGCGTTCTTCTTATCAATCAA GACTCATTTTATCACTCCCTCAATGATGACCAATTAGCAAAAGTTCAAGAACACAACTTTGACCATCCTG ATTCATTTCATACAGAGCTTCTGCTTTCCTGCATGGAGAAACTGAAACAAGGCCAATCTGTTACTATACCAATTTATGATTTCAAAACCCATAAAAGCACAGGACCAGGACTTGAGGTTAAACCTGCAGATGTCATTATCTTAGAGGGTATACTCGTTCTTCATGATCCTCGTGTTCGTCATCTCATGAACATGAAGATCTTTGTTGACACAG ATTCTGACCTTAGGCTTGCGCGAAGAATTCAGCGCGATACAGTTGAAAGAGGAAGAAATGTCCAAAATGTGCTTGATCAA TATGCCCGATTTGTAAAGCCTAGCTTCGAAGAATACATCCTACCATCAAAAAAACACGCAGACATTATAATTCCGCGGGGGAGAGATAATGATGTCGCTATTGATTTGATAGTACAGCATATCCAAACCAAACGCGGACAGCATGATTTGTgtaaaatatatccaaatgttttcgTTGTAACGTCAACATTTCAG ATACAAGGAATGCATACGCTGATACGAGATGTCAAAACAACGAAGCATGATTTTGTCTTCTATGCAGACCGATTAATTCGATTG GTTGTGGAGCATGGTCTCGGTCACCTTCCTTTCACTGAGAAACAGATTACAACTCCCACAG GATCCATATACCCTGGAGTAGTATTCTGTAAAAGACTGTGTGGAGTATCCGTTATTAGAAG TGGGGAGAGCATGGAAAATGCTTTAAGAGCGTGTTGTAAGGGCATAAAACTTGGTAAAATCCTCATTCACAGAGAAGGCAACAACGGCCGGCAG TTGATTTACAAGAAGCTACCCGCCGATATCGCAAGCCGCCATGTCTTATTGCTTGATCCTGTTCTGGCTTCAG GATACTGTGCTGTAAAAGCTATATCTCTCATTATCAGCAAGGGAGTTCCGGAATGCAACATCATATTTCTTAATCTTATAGCA GCACCTCAAGGTATACATGCAGTTTCTAAGCAATTTCCAATGGTCAAGATTGTAACATCGGAGATCGATGAAACGTTGGATCATAATCTTCGCGTTATTCCAGGAATGGGAGAGTTTGGGGATCGCTATTTCGGTACAGATAATAATCATAGCTAG